From the genome of Solidesulfovibrio carbinolicus, one region includes:
- a CDS encoding PPC domain-containing DNA-binding protein, with amino-acid sequence MNDSLLVRLPKGEDLLSALVAICLEKNITKGHVSLIGALEKAELGYYPQDTRKYVTHTLNEGTEILAGLGNVSLKDGQPIIHLHLTLLKGDFTITGGHAMPGNIIFAGEACITPIEGARLHRGLDAATGLPLWDQTGM; translated from the coding sequence ATGAACGACTCGCTGCTCGTGCGCCTGCCCAAGGGCGAAGACCTGCTGTCCGCCCTGGTGGCCATCTGCCTGGAAAAAAACATCACCAAAGGCCACGTGAGCCTGATTGGCGCCCTGGAAAAAGCCGAACTCGGCTACTATCCCCAGGACACCCGCAAATACGTCACCCACACCCTCAATGAAGGCACGGAAATCCTGGCCGGCCTGGGCAACGTGTCCCTCAAGGACGGCCAGCCCATCATCCACCTGCACCTGACGCTGCTTAAGGGCGATTTCACCATCACCGGCGGCCACGCCATGCCCGGCAACATCATCTTCGCCGGCGAAGCCTGCATCACCCCCATCGAAGGCGCCCGCCTGCACCGCGGCCTCGACGCCGCCACCGGCCTGCCCCTGTGGGATCAGACCGGGATGTAG
- a CDS encoding M48 family metallopeptidase: MDAPSLHRRPGAPRRLAATLVAIWLIISLLAPSLVQASFLSFDLKDERELGEKFNIMIRSRMPLIEDTEINDYVTGLVDRLTRAMPPQPFPFTVGIINNNAVNAFAGPAGYVFVFTGLILQMEHESEVAGVLAHELAHVSQRHIAKRVGEMKLLSLGQLVGVLAGVVLGSTTGNQDLGSLVAVGSQAATAHAYLKYSRDDEREADQVGMNYLVAAGYPPGGLVEAFETMKRMRWMQGGGVIPTYLSTHPGLEERMGYLKDRVKMLPKDVQDRKNNDAAFKRAQMLVRARYTDAKNAVAYFRKLGDKMTCLDKLGLAIALSRSLEDVGQARAAFDEAVACAPNDPLVLRETGRYYLKVRDFARAKSLLEAALRQNPTDIDANFEYGRMLAQEGKPAQAVAYLEKVRQRVPENAEIRSIYGQILGQSGDLFHAYLQLTYAAVYDNNPPQVKFQLGKAKAAAKTDADRRELAKLEETIKKRSEFWKKRIME; encoded by the coding sequence ATGGACGCCCCAAGCTTGCATCGCCGGCCGGGCGCACCCCGGCGGCTGGCGGCGACCCTGGTCGCCATTTGGCTCATCATCTCCCTGCTCGCCCCATCCTTGGTCCAGGCCTCCTTCTTGTCGTTTGACCTCAAGGACGAACGGGAACTCGGCGAGAAATTCAACATCATGATCCGATCCCGGATGCCGCTTATTGAGGACACCGAGATCAACGACTACGTCACTGGCCTGGTGGACCGGCTGACCAGGGCCATGCCGCCCCAGCCCTTCCCCTTCACCGTCGGCATCATCAACAACAACGCCGTCAACGCCTTTGCCGGACCGGCCGGCTACGTCTTCGTCTTCACCGGGCTGATCCTCCAGATGGAGCACGAGTCCGAGGTGGCCGGCGTTTTGGCCCACGAACTGGCCCACGTCAGCCAGCGCCACATCGCCAAGCGCGTGGGCGAGATGAAGCTGTTGTCCCTGGGCCAGCTTGTCGGCGTCCTGGCCGGCGTGGTCCTGGGTTCGACCACCGGCAACCAGGACCTCGGCTCCCTGGTGGCCGTGGGCTCCCAGGCCGCCACGGCCCACGCCTACCTCAAATACTCCCGCGACGACGAACGCGAGGCCGATCAGGTCGGCATGAACTATCTGGTCGCCGCCGGCTATCCGCCGGGCGGGCTGGTGGAAGCCTTCGAAACCATGAAACGGATGCGCTGGATGCAGGGTGGCGGCGTCATCCCGACGTACCTCAGCACCCACCCCGGCCTTGAGGAACGCATGGGCTATCTCAAGGACCGGGTGAAGATGCTGCCCAAGGACGTCCAGGACCGCAAAAACAACGACGCCGCCTTCAAACGCGCCCAAATGCTGGTGCGCGCCCGCTACACCGACGCCAAAAACGCCGTGGCCTATTTCCGCAAGCTCGGCGACAAGATGACTTGCCTGGACAAGCTCGGCCTGGCCATCGCCCTGTCGCGTTCCCTGGAGGACGTGGGACAGGCCCGGGCCGCCTTTGACGAGGCCGTGGCCTGCGCCCCGAATGATCCGCTGGTCCTGCGCGAGACGGGCCGCTACTATCTCAAGGTGCGCGATTTCGCCCGGGCCAAAAGCCTGCTCGAAGCGGCCCTGCGCCAAAACCCCACCGACATCGACGCCAATTTCGAATACGGCCGGATGCTGGCCCAGGAAGGCAAGCCGGCCCAAGCCGTGGCCTATCTGGAAAAAGTCCGCCAGCGGGTGCCGGAAAACGCCGAAATCCGATCCATCTACGGCCAGATACTGGGCCAATCCGGCGACCTCTTCCACGCCTATCTCCAGTTGACCTACGCCGCCGTCTACGACAACAATCCCCCCCAGGTGAAGTTCCAGCTGGGCAAGGCCAAGGCGGCGGCCAAGACCGACGCCGACCGGCGCGAGCTGGCCAAGCTTGAAGAAACCATCAAGAAACGCTCCGAATTTTGGAAAAAAAGGATCATGGAATGA